The following are encoded together in the Brassica napus cultivar Da-Ae chromosome A9, Da-Ae, whole genome shotgun sequence genome:
- the LOC106434898 gene encoding glutathione S-transferase U25, protein MADEVILLGYWRSTFGVRTRIALEEKDIKFGYREQDLFNKSALLLEMNPVHKKIPVLIHNGKPVCESFIQVEYIDETWAGKNPLLPSDPYQRAQAKFWGDFIDKMVPGVVRLMWGAKGEEQEAGKKEFVEMLKTVESELGDKTYFGGEAFGYVDIALIGYYCWFDAFEKYGNFSIEAECPKIIAWAKRCMKRDSVAKSLPDSEKVTELVPELKKKMGIE, encoded by the exons ATGGCGGACGAGGTGATTCTTCTGGGTTATTGGCGGAGTACGTTCGGAGTGAGGACGAGGATTGCTCTTGAAGAGAAAGACATTAAATTTGGCTACAGAGAACAAGATCTGTTTAATAAAAGCGCCTTGCTCCTCGAGATGAACCCGGTTCATAAGAAAATACCGGTTCTCATCCACAATGGCAAACCAGTATGTGAATCTTTTATCCAGGTCGAGTACATCGACGAGACTTGGGCAGGTAAAAACCCACTCCTTCCTTCTGATCCTTACCAAAGAGCTCAGGCTAAGTTTTGGGGAGACTTCATTGACAAAATG GTGCCCGGGGTAGTGAGGTTGATGTGGGGAGCGAAAGGGGAGGAGCAAGAGGCGGGGAAGAAGGAGTTCGTAGAGATGCTCAAGACCGTAGAGTCGGAGCTTGGAGACAAGACTTACTTCGGAGGCGAAGCATTCGGTTATGTGGACATAGCTCTGATTGGATACTACTGCTGGTTCGACGCTTTTGAGAAGTATGGGAATTTTAGCATCGAAGCAGAGTGTCCTAAAATTATTGCTTGGGCTAAAAGGTGTATGAAGAGAGACAGTGTGGCTAAGTCTCTTCCTGATTCAGAGAAGGTCACTGAGCTCGTTCCTGagctaaagaaaaaaatgggtATCGAGTAG
- the LOC125578568 gene encoding LOW QUALITY PROTEIN: disease resistance protein RFL1-like (The sequence of the model RefSeq protein was modified relative to this genomic sequence to represent the inferred CDS: inserted 1 base in 1 codon) — translation MGGCFSVSVSCDNVVNQVCQYLCLKGSYIHNLSQNLATLQKAMGLLKAKRDDVQGRVGREEFTAHRRRLAQVQVWLNSILTMENQYNELLNTSDVELQRLCLCRLCSKSMKLSCRYGKKVILMLREVESLISQGEFDVVTDAAPIAEGEELPVQSTVVGQETMLEMVWNRLMEDEVGVVGLYGMGGVGKTTLLTQINNRLSNKTGGFDVVIWVVVSQNATAHKIQGSIGEKLGVGGKEWDEKSDVERSHDIHKVLQRKKFVLFLDDIWEKVNLSTIGVPYPSRETGSKVAFTTRSQDVCGRMEVDDPIEVCCLDTDKAWDLFKKKVGENTLGSHPDIPELARKVAGKCRGLPLALNVIGETMARKRSVQEWRRAVDVLTSSATEFSGVEDEILPVLKYSYDNLDGEMTKSCFLYCSLYPEDGLIDKEESIEYWIGEGFIDEKGGRERAMNQGYEILGTLVRACLLLQDDKKESKVKMHDVVREMAMWIASDLGKHKERCIVQADTGIREIPEVKNWKDVRRISLMKNDIETISGSLECPELTTLFLRKNELVEISDGFFQSMPKLLVLDLSGNNLSGFRMDMCSLVSLKYLNLSWTKISEVPFGXKMLTHLNLEWTRSLERLDGISELSSLRTLKLLHSKVRLDISLMKELHLLQHIEYISLSISPRTLVGEKLFYDPRIGRCIQQLSIEDPGQESVKVIVLPALEGLCEKILWNKSLTSPCFSNLTNVRISNCDGLKDLTWLLFAPNLVADSVQLEDIISKEKAASVLENNIVPFRKLEVLHFVKLPELKSIYWNSLPFQRLRRLRLSNGCRKLRKLPLNSKSVVDVEKFVIKYDDEEWLERVEWEDEATKLRFLPLCTTRSMIF, via the exons ATGGGAGGCTGTTTCTCTGTCTCAGTGTCATGTGATAACGTGGTAAATCAAGTCTGCCAATATCTATGCCTCAAAGGAAGTTATATCCACAACCTCTCCCAGAATCTAGCGACTCTCCAGAAAGCCATGGGATTGCTCAAGGCGAAGAGAGATGATGTTCAAGGGAGGGTAGGCAGAGAAGAGTTTACTGCGCATCGTCGAAGACTTGCTCAAGTCCAGGTATGGCTTAACAGTATCCTCACAATGGAAAACCAATATAATGAGCTTCTTAATACTAGTGACGTTGAGCTTCAAAGGTTGTGTCTTTGCCGATTATGCTCTAAAAGTATGAAACTTAGCTGTCGTTATGGGAAAAAGGTTATCCTGATGTTGAGGGAGGTAGAGAGTCTTATCTCTCAAGGAGAATTCGATGTAGTGACAGATGCAGCTCCTATAGCTGAGGGTGAAGAGTTGCCTGTCCAGTCGACGGTAGTTGGTCAGGAAACAATGCTGGAAATGGTATGGAACCGTCTGATGGAAGATGAAGTTGGGGTTGTGGGTCTGTATGGTATGGGTGGAGTTGGCAAAACCACCCTTCTCACGCAGATCAACAATAGGCTTTCTAATAAAACTGGTGGGTTTGATGTTGTGATATGGGTTGTTGTGTCTCAAAATGCAACAGCCCATAAGATTCAGGGGAGCATCGGTGAAAAGCTAGGCGTTGGGGGGAAAGAGTGGGACGAGAAAAGCGACGTGGAGAGATCCCATGACATCCACAAGGTTCTTCAGAGGAAGAAGTTTGTGTTGTTTCTGGATGATATATGGGAGAAAGTGAATTTAAGTACGATTGGAGTCCCCTATCCAAGCAGAGAAACGGGAAGCAAAGTAGCATTTACCACCCGTTCTCAAGACGTGTGTGGACGCATGGAGGTTGATGACCCGATTGAAGTCTGTTGTCTGGACACGGACAAAGCCTGGGATTTGTTCAAAAAGAAAGTCGGGGAAAACACGTTGGGAAGCCACCCAGACATTCCCGAGCTCGCAAGGAAAGTCGCAGGGAAATGTCGTGGCCTACCATTGGCCCTTAATGTCATCGGTGAAACAATGGCGAGAAAAAGATCAGTACAAGAGTGGCGTCGAGCAGTTGATGTGTTGACTTCATCCGCCACAGAGTTTTCAGGCGTGGAAGATGAGATTCTTCCGGTATTGAAGTATAGCTACGATAATTTGGATGGTGAGATGACCAAGTCATGTTTTCTATATTGCTCTCTGTATCCTGAAGATGGTCTTATTGATAAAGAAGAATCGATAGAGTACTGGATAGGAGAGGGGTTCATTGATGAGAAGGGAGGTAGAGAGAGGGCAATGAACCAAGGTTATGAGATACTCGGGACCCTCGTCCGTGCATGTTTGTTGTTGCAAGATGACAAGAAGGAATCAAAAGTAAAAATGCATGATGTGGTGCGGGAGATGGCCATGTGGATAGCCTCAGATCTAGGAAAGCATAAAGAAAGATGTATTGTACAAGCTGATACCGGGATACGTGAAATACCCGAAGTGAAGAATTGGAAAGATGTGAGAAGAATTTCGTTGATGAAAAATGATATTGAAACAATATCTGGGAGCCTTGAGTGTCCTGAACTTACAACCCTCTTCCTTCGAAAAAACGAACTCGTGGAGATCTCAGATGGATTCTTTCAGTCTATGCCAAAACTACTTGTTTTGGATTTATCAGGGAATAATCTCAGTGGATTTCGAATGGATATGTGCAGTTTGGTTTCCTTGAAATATCTTAACTTGTCATGGACAAAGATATCAGAAGTACCTTTTG TGAAAATGCTAACACATCTGAATTTGGAGTGGACGAGGAGCCTTGAGCGTTTAGATGGGATATCAGAATTGTCAAGCTTGAGGACACTGAAACTACTACATTCCAAAGTGCGGCTAGATATAAGCCTCATGAAGGAGCTTCATCTCTTACAACATATAGAGTATATAAGCCTAAGTATCTCGCCAAGAACATTGGTAGGGGAGAAATTGTTCTATGACCCCAGAATTGGAAGATGCATCCAACAACTTTCTATCGAGGACCCTGGGCAAGAGTCAGTAAAAGTAATAGTTTTGCCAGCTTTGGAAGGTCTCTGTGAGAAGATACTATGGAACAAAAGCCTGACAAGTCCATGCTTCTCAAACCTCACTAATGTGAGGATAAGTAACTGTGATGGTTTAAAGGATTTGACGTGGCTGTTGTTCGCTCCGAACCTTGTGGCTGACTCAGTGCAACTAGAGGATATAATAAGCAAAGAGAAAGCTGCGAGTGTTTTAGAGAATAATATTGTTCCTTTCCGGAAACTAGAAGTCCTTCATTTTGTCAAATTGCCTGAGCTTAAGAGCATATACTGGAATTCTCTGCCTTTTCAACGTCTGAGACGTCTCCGCCTAAGCAATGGCTGTAGGAAGCTGAGAAAGCTTCCTCTGAATTCTAAAAGCGTGGTTGACGTTGAAAAATTTGTCATAAAGTACGATGATGAAGAGTGGTTAGAAAGAGTTGAATGGGAGGACGAAGCCACAAAACTCCGTTTCTTACCTTTATGTACGACCCGATCGATGATCTTCTAA
- the LOC125578567 gene encoding glutathione S-transferase U25, whose protein sequence is MADEVILLDYWPSMFGMRTRVALEEKNIKFDYREQDLFNKSPILLEMNPVHKKIPVLIHNGKPVCESLIQVEYIDETWPGGNPFLPSDPYQRAQAKFWGDFIDKKVYGPTRLIWGAKGEEQEAGTKEFIEMLKMLESELGDKTYFGGETFGYVDIAMIGFYCWFDVLEKCGNFSIEAECPKLIAWAKRCMKRESVAKSLPDSDKITKFVPELKKKIGIE, encoded by the exons ATGGCGGACGAGGTGATTCTGCTGGATTACTGGCCGAGTATGTTCGGAATGAGGACGAGGGTTGCTCTAGAGGAGAAGAACATCAAGTTCGACTACAGAGAACAAGACCTATTCAATAAGAGCCCGATTCTCCTCGAGATGAACCCGGTTCATAAGAAAATCCCGGTTCTCATCCACAATGGTAAACCGGTTTGTGAATCTCTCATCCAGGTCGAGTACATCGACGAGACTTGGCCAGGGGGCAACCCATTCCTTCCTTCTGATCCTTACCAAAGAGCTCAGGCCAAGTTTTGGGGAGATTTCATCGACAAAAAG GTGTATGGTCCAACGAGGTTGATCTGGGGAGCGAAAGGAGAGGAGCAAGAGGCGGGGACGAAGGAGTTCATTGAGATGCTCAAGATGCTAGAGTCTGAGCTTGGAGACAAGACTTACTTTGGAGGCGAAACATTCGGTTATGTGGATATAGCTATGATTGGATTCTACTGCTGGTTCGACGTTTTGGAGAAGTGTGGCAATTTTAGCATCGAAGCAGAGTGTCCAAAGCTGATTGCTTGGGCTAAAAGGTGTATGAAGAGAGAGAGTGTGGCTAAGTCTCTTCCTGATTCAGACAAGATCACTAAGTTCGTTCCTGagctaaagaaaaaaattggcaTCGAGTAG